A genome region from Deltaproteobacteria bacterium HGW-Deltaproteobacteria-2 includes the following:
- a CDS encoding 50S ribosomal protein L11 methyltransferase, whose protein sequence is MTEKEPEKWLKIEISAPAELMDALGNFLTETGAQGVFQESSTPQHTAGDFPEPVIEEILKAYFPQDSRSEKRIANLNKYIESLSEIFPDFEKPSLTTEIICDPDWGEQWKKYFKPIRVSNNIIVKPTWERYTPSSRDIVIEIDPGMAFGTGQHASTRMCIEAIENVMMKDRSIKEWKVLDVGCGTGILGITAAKMGAQDVICVDVDKKAVEIAAENAAINNVKSSLRILNKNVAAIDKPRNLIIANLTAKLLLTLRPNLIQLLLPEGYMIISGIIEQDVKNIEEQFIADLLTIYQVITEKEWVCYILHKKTASA, encoded by the coding sequence ATGACAGAAAAAGAACCGGAAAAATGGCTGAAAATTGAAATATCGGCTCCCGCAGAACTTATGGACGCGTTGGGTAATTTTCTCACAGAAACCGGCGCTCAAGGTGTATTCCAGGAATCATCAACTCCACAACATACTGCCGGAGATTTTCCGGAACCTGTAATTGAAGAAATACTTAAAGCCTACTTCCCGCAGGACAGCCGCAGCGAAAAAAGAATTGCTAACCTGAATAAATATATAGAAAGCCTCTCGGAAATATTCCCCGATTTTGAAAAGCCATCCCTGACGACCGAAATCATCTGTGATCCCGACTGGGGTGAACAATGGAAAAAATATTTTAAGCCCATACGGGTAAGCAACAATATTATCGTTAAACCGACGTGGGAAAGGTATACGCCTTCCAGCCGCGATATCGTCATTGAAATCGATCCCGGAATGGCATTCGGCACCGGTCAGCATGCATCTACCAGAATGTGCATAGAAGCTATTGAAAATGTAATGATGAAAGACCGTTCTATCAAAGAATGGAAAGTTCTGGACGTTGGCTGCGGCACAGGAATCCTGGGCATTACTGCCGCTAAAATGGGTGCTCAGGATGTCATCTGTGTGGATGTTGATAAAAAGGCTGTGGAAATTGCCGCTGAAAATGCGGCCATTAATAATGTCAAGTCTTCTTTGCGTATTCTAAATAAAAATGTCGCTGCCATTGACAAACCACGCAATTTAATCATTGCCAATCTTACTGCAAAACTGCTTTTAACTCTCCGCCCAAACCTTATTCAATTGCTTTTGCCGGAAGGATACATGATTATTTCGGGCATAATTGAACAGGACGTCAAAAATATCGAGGAACAATTTATCGCCGACCTACTTACCATATATCAAGTAATCACGGAAAAAGAATGGGTCTGCTACATTCTCCACAAGAAAACCGCCAGCGCTTAA